From Vicinamibacteria bacterium:
GGGCCGAGGAAGAGATCGAGCTGGCCCGAGCGTCGAGTGCCGAGAAGGACGAGCAGATTGCGAGGCTGCGCGCGTTCCAGAAGAGCCACGAAAGCGAAGCGAGACCGGCCCTGGAAAAATTGGCTCGAGTGGCGCGCTCCGACGAGGGCAACGTCTTTGCCGAGCTCATGGAGACGGCGCGCGTCGCGAGTCTGGGCCAGATGACCCACGCGCTCTACGAAGTGGGCGGTCAGTATCGTCGTGCCCTATAGACGTCCGGCGCGTATCCTGATGGCGAAGCCCGGCCTCGATGGCCACGACCGAGGCGCCCTCGTCGTCGCCCGCGCTTTGAGGGACGCCGGGATGGAGGTCATCTACACGGGACTTCGTCGAACCCCCGAGCAGATCGTGGAAGCGGCACTCCAGGAGGACGTGGACGCCATCGGCGTATCCGTCCTGTCCGGCGCGCACCACTCCATGCTGTCACGAATCCTTTCCCTCCTGCGCGAAAAGCACATGGACGACGTGATCGTGTTCGCCGGCGGTGTCGTTCCCGATCGTGACATTCCCGTTCTCGAGCAGCTTGGTGTGAAGAAAGTCTTCCAGCCGGGCGCGTCGACGAAGGACATCGTAGCCTTCGTTCAGGAGGCGCTCTCCCGCAGCGCATCCTCTTCGTAGGAAAGGAATTATGAAACGAGGTTTGTTGACAGCTGCTCCATGTGCATGCTACCATTTTTCTAAATCGCTCGGGCATTAACACTCGAATTGCCGTTAGCACACCCAGGAAAGGTCGGTCGACCTCGGATTGCCGGAAGGAGGGGCGATGGGACACAAGATCCTTCTCGCCGATGACAGCATCACCATTCAGAAGGTCATCGAGCTGACGTTCTCCGACGAGGACTTCGAGCTTCATACGGTCGGGAATGGGCAGAAGGCGATCGACGAGATCCGTTCCGTCATGCCCGATGTCGTGCTCTGCGACATCATCATGCCGGAGAAGAACGGATACGAAGTCTGCGAGTTCATCAAATCGAGTCCTGATCTGAGGCACATTCCCGTACTGTTGCTCACGGGCGCCTTCGAGCCTTTCGATCAAGAACGAGCGAAGGCCGCTGGGTGCGAGGGGTTTCTCGCCAAGCCCTTCGAGCCCCAGACGTTGATTTCCCGGGTGAAGGAGCTGCTCGTCTCGGCACCGGTCTCGGCGCCCGCCGCGGCGCCGCCAGCGCCACCGGTCGTCCCTCCGGCTCCTCCCGCTCCCGCGACGATCGAAACCGACTCCGATCTCGAGGACGCGTTCGCCGTGGAAGCGGGCGAGCGCGAGCTGACCATGGGACCGGCGGATCATACGGTACTGCTCGGAGCGGACGAGAGCGAGAGCCTCGAGGGGGGAGCGGGCGTGAGTGAAGACGACATCTGGGGCGAGGTGGCCCGGGAGGCCCCTGCCGACGAGGACGACTCGGCGACCGTCTTCATGGCGGCTCCGCCACCCGCCGTCGTGTCGTCCGATGGCGAGGAACCTTCCGCCAACGAGCTCGAGAGAAGCGATCCAGACTCCACGTGGCGGTTACCGAACGAGGAGACCATCGAGGCCGAAGCGGCCGACGAAGGCCTGAGCGGCTTCCAGGAGTTTGCCGATCCCCCGGCTCCTCAGGAGACTCCTGACGAGCTGACGTTCGAGCCAGCCTTCGAGGACGAATCGAGTCACACCGAATCCGA
This genomic window contains:
- a CDS encoding cobalamin B12-binding domain-containing protein, translating into MAKPGLDGHDRGALVVARALRDAGMEVIYTGLRRTPEQIVEAALQEDVDAIGVSVLSGAHHSMLSRILSLLREKHMDDVIVFAGGVVPDRDIPVLEQLGVKKVFQPGASTKDIVAFVQEALSRSASSS
- a CDS encoding response regulator, whose product is MGHKILLADDSITIQKVIELTFSDEDFELHTVGNGQKAIDEIRSVMPDVVLCDIIMPEKNGYEVCEFIKSSPDLRHIPVLLLTGAFEPFDQERAKAAGCEGFLAKPFEPQTLISRVKELLVSAPVSAPAAAPPAPPVVPPAPPAPATIETDSDLEDAFAVEAGERELTMGPADHTVLLGADESESLEGGAGVSEDDIWGEVAREAPADEDDSATVFMAAPPPAVVSSDGEEPSANELERSDPDSTWRLPNEETIEAEAADEGLSGFQEFADPPAPQETPDELTFEPAFEDESSHTESEETSEFEPVSVDDYTEFEPVLEPPSQEQETRPVASAEPKVPPPSPAAKPPSAPTPPPPAREPIEEAPVSGRDGVDEALIERVAQRVVDRLSAKVIQEIAWEVVPELAEGLIRKEIEVLKAKIPK